From one Gossypium hirsutum isolate 1008001.06 chromosome D08, Gossypium_hirsutum_v2.1, whole genome shotgun sequence genomic stretch:
- the LOC121220016 gene encoding ankyrin repeat-containing protein BDA1 isoform X2 has product MDPSLREVAGTGDTDALYALIRKDPYMLEHIDQIPFTDTPLHIAANEGQIKFAMEMINLKPSFGRKLNPDGFSPMHLALQTGHTKLVLRLLKTDKDLVRVKGREGMTPFHCAAAVGNSNLLFHFLETCPECVEDVTVRNETALHLALKNDHTDAFNLLHGWLRKNRCGGGKDLERKVVNWRDDDDNTALHIAATKQQHQAVQLLLESFYGLDANAKNSEGLTAREIIERVERQGLNMSGAEDDDTTTAKIERIKNRTSRSERALVKLIRARNGLSENMLNATLVVAALVITAIYQSSLSPPRGLWQGDNTIRTTTSNLTSTTKFTLFNDNYDIASSRHVLGEETRKTVFFSSRFIIYPSPTSTA; this is encoded by the exons atGGATCCAAGCTTGAGAGAAGTAGCTGGAACAGGAGATACTGATGCCTTGTACGCTCTAATTCGAAAGGATCCGTACATGTTGGAGCATATTGATCAGATTCCTTTCACCGATACTCCACTTCACATAGCAGCAAATGAAGGCCAAATTAAGTTTGCAATGGAGATGATCAACTTGAAGCCTTCGTTTGGTCGGAAGCTAAACCCAGACGGGTTTAGCCCCATGCACTTGGCCCTCCAAACGGGGCATACCAAGCTAGTGCTTCGACTGTTGAAGACCGATAAAGACCTGGTTCGCGTCAAAGGAAGGGAAGGGATGACCCCTTTCCATTGTGCAGCTGCAGTGGGGAACTCTAATCTTTTATTCCACTTCCTTGAAACTTGCCCTGAGTGCGTTGAGGATGTCACGGTTCGTAACGAGACTGCATTACATCTTGCTCTGAAAAACGACCACACCGACGCTTTTAATCTCTTACATGGATGGCTTCGAAAGAACCGTTGTGGAGGAGGCAAGGATTTGGAAAGAAAGGTTGTGAATTGGAGAGATGATGATGACAACACTGCGTTGCACATTGCAGCTACAAAGCAACAACATCAG GCAGTACAACTGTTGTTGGAGTCCTTTTATGGGTTAGATGCAAACGCTAAGAACTCGGAAGGTTTGACAGCTCGAGAAATCATAGAAAGGGTTGAAAGACAAGGGCTGAACATGAGTGGCGCCGAAGACGATGATACCACCACCGCCAAGATTGAGCGCATTAAGAACAGAACTAGTAGGTCTGAAAGAGCATTAGTAAAGTTGATTCGTGCAAGGAATGGGTTGTCAGAGAACATGCTCAACGCAACACTGGTGGTAGCGGCGCTGGTCATAACAGCAATCTACCAGTCATCTTTAAGCCCACCAAGAGGTCTTTGGCAAGGTGATAACACTATCCGCACCACCACCTCAAACCTTACTTCTACTACTAAATTTACACTCTTTAACGACAATTACGATATAGCAAGTTCTAGACATGTGTTGGGTGAAGAAACAAGGAAAACTG TATTCTTCTCATCCCGCTTTATTATCTATCCGTCTCCTACTTCAACTGCATGA
- the LOC121220016 gene encoding ankyrin repeat-containing protein BDA1 isoform X1 — MDPSLREVAGTGDTDALYALIRKDPYMLEHIDQIPFTDTPLHIAANEGQIKFAMEMINLKPSFGRKLNPDGFSPMHLALQTGHTKLVLRLLKTDKDLVRVKGREGMTPFHCAAAVGNSNLLFHFLETCPECVEDVTVRNETALHLALKNDHTDAFNLLHGWLRKNRCGGGKDLERKVVNWRDDDDNTALHIAATKQQHQAVQLLLESFYGLDANAKNSEGLTAREIIERVERQGLNMSGAEDDDTTTAKIERIKNRTSRSERALVKLIRARNGLSENMLNATLVVAALVITAIYQSSLSPPRGLWQGDNTIRTTTSNLTSTTKFTLFNDNYDIASSRHVLGEETRKTGTAIMNPNLFLGFWLFNLIAFGLPVLLTVLLLSNVPSILLIPLYYLSVSYFNCMTIISPSSFWASINYVIMWAAIGLPLLLVVRSVWLWKQPKYREIRQLRRLFRK, encoded by the exons atGGATCCAAGCTTGAGAGAAGTAGCTGGAACAGGAGATACTGATGCCTTGTACGCTCTAATTCGAAAGGATCCGTACATGTTGGAGCATATTGATCAGATTCCTTTCACCGATACTCCACTTCACATAGCAGCAAATGAAGGCCAAATTAAGTTTGCAATGGAGATGATCAACTTGAAGCCTTCGTTTGGTCGGAAGCTAAACCCAGACGGGTTTAGCCCCATGCACTTGGCCCTCCAAACGGGGCATACCAAGCTAGTGCTTCGACTGTTGAAGACCGATAAAGACCTGGTTCGCGTCAAAGGAAGGGAAGGGATGACCCCTTTCCATTGTGCAGCTGCAGTGGGGAACTCTAATCTTTTATTCCACTTCCTTGAAACTTGCCCTGAGTGCGTTGAGGATGTCACGGTTCGTAACGAGACTGCATTACATCTTGCTCTGAAAAACGACCACACCGACGCTTTTAATCTCTTACATGGATGGCTTCGAAAGAACCGTTGTGGAGGAGGCAAGGATTTGGAAAGAAAGGTTGTGAATTGGAGAGATGATGATGACAACACTGCGTTGCACATTGCAGCTACAAAGCAACAACATCAG GCAGTACAACTGTTGTTGGAGTCCTTTTATGGGTTAGATGCAAACGCTAAGAACTCGGAAGGTTTGACAGCTCGAGAAATCATAGAAAGGGTTGAAAGACAAGGGCTGAACATGAGTGGCGCCGAAGACGATGATACCACCACCGCCAAGATTGAGCGCATTAAGAACAGAACTAGTAGGTCTGAAAGAGCATTAGTAAAGTTGATTCGTGCAAGGAATGGGTTGTCAGAGAACATGCTCAACGCAACACTGGTGGTAGCGGCGCTGGTCATAACAGCAATCTACCAGTCATCTTTAAGCCCACCAAGAGGTCTTTGGCAAGGTGATAACACTATCCGCACCACCACCTCAAACCTTACTTCTACTACTAAATTTACACTCTTTAACGACAATTACGATATAGCAAGTTCTAGACATGTGTTGGGTGAAGAAACAAGGAAAACTGGTACAGCAATCATGAACCCCAACTTGTTTTTAGGGTTTTGGTTATTCAATTTAATAGCATTTGGGCTTCCAGTTCTTCTAACCGTTTTGCTTTTATCCAATGTACCTAGTATTCTTCTCATCCCGCTTTATTATCTATCCGTCTCCTACTTCAACTGCATGACAATAATATCTCCTTCCTCGTTTTGGGCAAGCATCAACTATGTTATCATGTGGGCAGCCATTGGTCTCCCGTTGCTCTTAGTTGTTAGAAGCGTATGGTTATGGAAGCAGCCAAAGTACAGGGAAATCAGACAATTACGCAGACTTTTCCGCAAGTAA
- the LOC121220017 gene encoding ankyrin repeat-containing protein BDA1: MDPSLREVAGTGDTDALYALIRKDPYMLEHIDQIPFIDTPLHIAANEGQIKFAMEMINLKPSFGRKLNQDGFSPMHLALKMGHTKLVLRLLKTDKDLVRVKGREGMTPFHCAAAVGNSHLLFQFLETCPECVEDVTVRNETALHLALKNDHTDAFNLLHGWLRKNCRGGGNGLERKVVNWRDDDDNTVLHIAATNQQHQAVQLLLDSFYGLDANAKNSEGLTAREIIERVERQGLNMSGAEDDDISTAKIERIKKRTSRSERALVKLIRARNGLSENMLNATLVVAALVITAIYQSSLSPPRGLWQGDNTSIPTTTSNLTTTTKFKLFNDNYSEYRFKFLLGEETRKTGTAVMNPNLFLGFWFFNFIAFGLPVLLTVLLLSNVPSILLIPLYYLSVSYFNCMTIVSPSTFWANLNFVVMWTAILLPLLLVVRSVWLSKQPKYREIRQLRRLFRK; the protein is encoded by the exons aTGGATCCAAGCTTGAGAGAAGTAGCTGGAACAGGAGATACTGATGCCTTGTACGCTCTAATTCGAAAGGATCCGTACATGTTGGAGCATATTGATCAGATTCCTTTCATCGATACTCCACTTCACATAGCAGCAAATGAAGGTCAAATTAAGTTTGCAATGGAGATGATCAACTTGAAGCCTTCGTTTGGTCGGAAGCTAAACCAAGACGGGTTTAGCCCCATGCACTTGGCCCTCAAAATGGGGCATACCAAGCTAGTGCTTCGACTGTTGAAGACCGATAAAGACCTGGTTCGCGTCAAAGGAAGGGAAGGGATGACCCCTTTCCATTGTGCAGCTGCAGTGGGGAACTCTCATCTTTTATTCCAGTTCCTTGAAACTTGCCCTGAATGCGTTGAGGATGTCACGGTTCGTAACGAGACTGCATTACATCTTGCTCTGAAAAACGACCACACAGACGCTTTTAATCTCTTACATGGATGGCTTCGAAAGAACTGTCGAGGAGGAGGCAATGGTTTGGAAAGAAAGGTTGTGAATTGGAGAGATGATGATGACAACACTGTGTTGCACATTGCAGCTACAAATCAACAACATCAG GCAGTACAACTGTTGTTGGATTCCTTTTATGGGTTAGATGCAAACGCTAAGAATTCGGAAGGCTTGACAGCTCGAGAAATCATAGAAAGGGTTGAAAGACAAGGGTTGAACATGAGTGGCGCCGAAGACGATGATATCTCCACCGCCAAGATTGAGCGCATTAAGAAAAGAACTAGTAGGTCTGAAAGAGCATTAGTAAAGTTGATTCGTGCAAGGAATGGGTTGTCAGAGAACATGCTCAACGCAACACTGGTGGTAGCGGCGCTGGTCATAACAGCAATCTACCAGTCATCTTTAAGCCCACCAAGAGGTCTTTGGCAAGGTGATAACACTAGTATCCCCACCACCACCTCAAACCTTACTACTACTACTAAATTTAAACTCTTTAACGACAATTACAGCGAGTATCGTTTTAAATTTCTGTTGGGTGAAGAAACAAGGAAAACTGGTACTGCAGTCATGAATCCCAACTTGTTTTTAGGGTTTTGGTTTTTCAATTTTATAGCATTTGGGCTTCCAGTTCTTCTAACCGTTTTGCTTTTATCCAATGTACCTAGTATTCTTCTCATCCCGCTTTATTATCTATCCGTCTCCTACTTCAACTGCATGACAATAGTATCTCCTTCCACGTTTTGGGCAAACCTCAACTTTGTTGTCATGTGGACAGCCATTCTTCTCCCGTTGCTCTTAGTTGTTAGAAGCGTATGGTTATCGAAGCAGCCAAAGTACAGGGAAATCAGACAATTACGCAGACTTTTCCGCAAGTAG